A genomic window from Micromonospora sp. WMMA1947 includes:
- the aroB gene encoding 3-dehydroquinate synthase, with product MDEVTRIPVGGERPYDVLVGRDLLDPPPVLLPGAERVAFLHAPPLKALADRLADAVREGGVTPLLIEVPDAEAGKHVDVAAACWDRLGDAGFTRTDAVVGVGGGAVTDLAGFVAATWLRGVRWVPVATSLLGMVDAAVGGKTGINTAAGKNLVGAFHPPAGVLADLATLDSLPPADLAAGMAEVVKCGFIADPVILDLVERDPAAALDPAGPVLRELVERAVRVKADVVGGDLRESGVREVLNYGHTLAHAIEKVEGYRWRHGHAVAVGLVYAATLARLAGRLDAADAERHRRVLTALDLPTGYRADAWPELLAAMRVDKKARGSRLRFVVLDGLARPAILEAPSDDLLAAAYAEISS from the coding sequence ATGGACGAGGTGACCCGGATCCCGGTCGGCGGCGAGCGGCCGTACGACGTGCTGGTGGGACGTGACCTGCTGGACCCGCCGCCGGTGCTGCTGCCGGGCGCCGAGCGGGTGGCCTTCCTGCACGCGCCGCCGCTCAAGGCGCTCGCCGACCGGCTCGCCGACGCGGTCCGCGAGGGCGGCGTGACGCCGCTGCTGATCGAGGTGCCGGACGCCGAGGCGGGCAAACACGTCGACGTGGCGGCGGCCTGCTGGGACCGGCTCGGCGACGCCGGGTTCACCCGTACCGACGCGGTGGTCGGCGTGGGCGGCGGCGCGGTCACCGACCTGGCCGGCTTCGTCGCGGCCACCTGGCTGCGCGGCGTGCGCTGGGTGCCGGTCGCCACGTCGCTGCTCGGCATGGTCGACGCCGCCGTGGGCGGCAAGACCGGCATCAACACCGCCGCCGGCAAGAACCTGGTCGGCGCGTTCCACCCGCCGGCCGGCGTGCTGGCCGACCTGGCGACGCTGGACAGCCTGCCCCCGGCCGACCTGGCCGCCGGGATGGCCGAGGTGGTCAAGTGCGGGTTCATCGCCGACCCGGTCATCCTCGACCTGGTCGAGCGGGACCCGGCCGCCGCGCTCGACCCGGCCGGGCCGGTGCTGCGGGAACTGGTCGAGCGCGCGGTCCGCGTGAAGGCCGACGTGGTCGGCGGGGACCTGCGCGAATCCGGGGTACGCGAGGTGCTCAACTACGGGCACACGCTGGCGCACGCGATCGAGAAGGTGGAGGGGTACCGCTGGCGGCACGGCCACGCGGTCGCGGTCGGCCTGGTGTACGCGGCCACGCTGGCCCGGCTCGCCGGGCGCCTCGACGCGGCCGACGCCGAGCGGCACCGCCGGGTGCTGACCGCGCTCGACCTGCCCACCGGCTACCGGGCCGACGCCTGGCCGGAGCTGCTCGCCGCGATGCGGGTGGACAAGAAGGCCCGTGGCAGCCGGCTGCGGTTCGTGGTGCTCGACGGGCTGGCCCGCCCGGCGATCCTGGAGGCGCCGTCGGACGACCTGCTCGCCGCCGCGTACGCGGAGATCAGCTCGTGA
- a CDS encoding DUF2243 domain-containing protein, which produces MSETTAQETRQESATSIRLPATILGVGLGGFVDGIVLHQVLQWHHLLSSTGSDRVGIREYPVDTVPGLQMNTLWDGLFHVVTWVAVLTGLALLYSRVTGSRGRLWRSPMLWGWALIGWGLFNLVEGIIDHHLLGIHHVRSGPNQLWWDLGFLALGVVLIAVGWAIQRRAKGVDLCAPERR; this is translated from the coding sequence ATGAGCGAGACGACGGCACAGGAGACCCGACAAGAGTCCGCGACGAGCATCCGGCTGCCCGCCACGATCCTCGGTGTCGGGCTGGGCGGCTTCGTCGACGGCATCGTCCTGCACCAGGTGCTCCAGTGGCACCACCTGCTCAGCAGCACCGGCAGTGACCGGGTCGGCATCCGCGAGTACCCGGTGGACACCGTGCCCGGGTTGCAGATGAACACGCTCTGGGACGGCCTGTTCCACGTGGTCACCTGGGTGGCGGTGCTGACCGGCCTGGCCCTGCTCTACTCCCGGGTGACCGGTTCCCGGGGCCGGCTGTGGCGCTCGCCGATGCTGTGGGGCTGGGCGCTGATCGGCTGGGGCCTGTTCAACCTGGTCGAGGGCATCATCGACCACCACCTGCTCGGCATCCACCACGTGCGCAGCGGCCCGAACCAGCTCTGGTGGGACCTCGGGTTCCTCGCCCTCGGCGTGGTGCTGATCGCCGTCGGCTGGGCGATCCAGCGCCGGGCCAAGGGCGTCGACCTCTGCGCGCCGGAGCGCCGGTGA
- a CDS encoding cytochrome c oxidase assembly protein, producing the protein MTLAHAGHADGGFPATALVPAALFWAYLAAALRLRDPGGPGWPHARTASFGLGALLLAAGLLWPAGDFVGHMWQHLLIGMLAPLALVLGAPVTLLLRTLDRRTGRALVHLLRHPVARVFGHPVTGLLLTAGGLWLLYLTPLYRATLDNPALHTLVNLHFLLSGCLFAWSIAGPDPGPHRPRVPVRLVVIGFGVAAHATIAQLLYAGLFVDVPATAAELRAGATLMYYLGDLAEIALALALLATWRPEPARRRRAAGTVAANA; encoded by the coding sequence GTGACGCTCGCCCACGCCGGGCACGCCGACGGCGGCTTCCCGGCGACCGCGCTGGTCCCGGCGGCGCTGTTCTGGGCGTACCTGGCCGCCGCGCTGCGGCTGCGCGACCCGGGCGGGCCGGGCTGGCCGCACGCCCGGACGGCGAGCTTCGGGCTGGGCGCGCTGCTGCTCGCGGCGGGGCTGCTGTGGCCCGCCGGGGACTTCGTCGGGCACATGTGGCAGCACCTGCTGATCGGCATGCTCGCGCCGCTCGCGCTGGTGCTCGGCGCCCCGGTCACGCTGCTGCTGCGCACGCTGGACCGGCGTACCGGCCGGGCCCTGGTCCACCTGCTGCGGCATCCCGTCGCGCGGGTGTTCGGCCACCCGGTGACCGGCCTGCTGCTCACCGCGGGCGGGCTGTGGCTGCTCTACCTCACCCCGCTGTACCGGGCCACCCTGGACAACCCGGCCCTGCACACGCTGGTGAACCTGCACTTCCTGCTCAGCGGCTGCCTGTTCGCCTGGTCGATCGCCGGTCCCGATCCGGGACCGCACCGCCCGCGCGTACCGGTGCGGCTCGTGGTGATCGGGTTCGGGGTGGCCGCGCACGCCACGATCGCCCAGTTGCTCTATGCCGGGCTGTTCGTCGACGTGCCGGCCACCGCCGCCGAGCTGCGGGCCGGGGCCACGCTCATGTACTACCTGGGTGACCTGGCCGAGATCGCGCTGGCGCTCGCGCTGCTGGCCACCTGGCGACCGGAACCGGCCCGGCGCCGCCGCGCGGCCGGGACCGTCGCGGCCAACGCCTGA
- a CDS encoding shikimate kinase — protein sequence MSTRPVCVLVGAPGSGKTTVGTALAEALGVDFRDTDADIENLAGKPIPEIFVDEGEEHFRTLERAAVAAALASHAGVLALGGGAVLAEENRAALIGHTVVHLSVELPDAVKRVGLGAGRPLLALNPRATLKHLMDQRRPLYAEVATATVVTDGRTPEDLAAEIAALLKP from the coding sequence ATGAGCACCCGGCCGGTCTGCGTGCTGGTCGGTGCGCCCGGGTCCGGCAAGACCACTGTCGGTACGGCGCTCGCCGAGGCGCTCGGCGTCGACTTCCGGGACACCGACGCCGACATCGAGAACCTCGCCGGCAAGCCCATCCCGGAGATCTTCGTGGACGAGGGCGAGGAGCACTTCCGTACCCTCGAACGGGCCGCCGTGGCGGCGGCGCTCGCGTCGCACGCGGGCGTGCTCGCGCTCGGCGGCGGCGCGGTCCTGGCCGAGGAGAACCGGGCCGCGCTGATCGGCCACACCGTCGTGCACCTGTCGGTGGAGCTGCCAGACGCGGTCAAGCGGGTTGGCTTGGGCGCGGGCCGTCCGCTGCTCGCGCTGAACCCGCGCGCCACGCTCAAGCACCTGATGGATCAGCGCCGCCCGCTCTACGCCGAGGTGGCGACCGCGACGGTGGTCACCGACGGGCGTACGCCGGAGGATCTGGCCGCGGAGATCGCCGCCCTGCTCAAGCCCTGA
- the aroC gene encoding chorismate synthase, whose protein sequence is MLRWLTAGESHGPALVAMLEGVPAGIEVTTAEISGELARRRLGYGRGARMSFEQDEVEIIGGLRHGVTLGSPVAIRVGNSEWPKWRTVMAADPVDPEELASQARNAPLTRPRPGHADLAGMQKYGHTDARPILERASARETAARVAVGTVAKALVRQALGVEIVSHVVELGPVAVKPGLRPTPEDAARIDADPLRCLDAEASARMVAEVDAAKKAADTLGGVVEVLAYGVPPGLGSHVQWDRKLDARLATALMSIQAIKGVEIGDGWQQARSRGSEAHDEIVPTATGVRRITDRAGGLEGGITTGEPLRVKAAMKPISSLNRALATIDVTTGEPATAINQRSDVCAVPAAAVVAEAMVALVLAEAAVEKFGGDSVAEMRRNLTGYLDSLVVR, encoded by the coding sequence GTGTTGCGCTGGCTGACTGCAGGTGAATCGCACGGACCCGCCCTCGTCGCGATGCTGGAGGGCGTACCCGCCGGCATCGAGGTGACCACGGCGGAGATCTCCGGCGAGCTGGCCCGGCGCCGGCTCGGCTACGGCCGGGGCGCCCGGATGTCGTTCGAGCAGGACGAGGTCGAGATCATCGGTGGGCTCCGGCACGGGGTGACGCTCGGCAGCCCGGTCGCGATCCGGGTCGGCAACTCCGAGTGGCCCAAGTGGCGCACCGTGATGGCCGCCGACCCGGTCGACCCGGAGGAACTGGCGAGCCAGGCCCGCAACGCGCCGCTGACCCGGCCCCGGCCGGGCCATGCCGACCTGGCCGGCATGCAGAAGTACGGGCACACCGACGCCCGGCCGATCCTGGAGCGTGCCAGCGCCCGGGAGACCGCCGCCCGGGTCGCGGTGGGCACCGTCGCCAAGGCACTCGTCCGCCAGGCGCTCGGCGTCGAGATCGTCTCCCACGTGGTCGAGCTGGGCCCGGTGGCGGTCAAGCCGGGCCTGCGGCCCACACCGGAGGACGCCGCGCGCATCGACGCCGACCCGCTGCGCTGCCTCGACGCCGAGGCCAGCGCCCGGATGGTCGCCGAGGTCGACGCCGCGAAGAAGGCCGCCGACACGCTCGGGGGCGTGGTCGAGGTGCTCGCGTACGGGGTGCCGCCGGGCCTGGGCAGCCACGTCCAGTGGGACCGCAAGCTCGACGCCCGCCTCGCGACCGCGCTCATGTCGATCCAGGCGATCAAGGGTGTGGAGATTGGCGACGGCTGGCAGCAGGCCCGCTCGCGTGGCTCGGAGGCGCACGACGAGATCGTGCCCACCGCGACCGGCGTGCGGCGGATCACCGACCGGGCCGGTGGCCTGGAGGGCGGCATCACCACCGGTGAGCCGCTGCGGGTGAAGGCGGCCATGAAGCCGATCTCGTCGCTGAACCGGGCTCTCGCCACGATCGACGTGACCACAGGCGAGCCGGCCACCGCTATCAACCAGCGCTCCGACGTGTGCGCGGTCCCGGCCGCTGCGGTGGTGGCCGAGGCGATGGTCGCGCTGGTGCTGGCCGAGGCGGCGGTGGAGAAGTTCGGCGGCGACTCGGTCGCCGAAATGCGCCGCAACCTGACGGGCTACCTCGACAGCCTGGTGGTTCGGTGA
- a CDS encoding shikimate dehydrogenase has product MADPRRAAVVGRPIAHSLSPVIHTAGYAAAGLTGWSYTRIEAGADELPGLVAGLGPEWAGLSVTMPGKEAALALADEVSPVAAAVGAANTLVRRPDGTWYADNTDVTGMVEVLTGAGCVAGAVVTVLGAGGTARAAIAAAARIGAAEVTVVARRPEAVDELRPVAAAAGVPLAGAEWDGAPAHARADLVISTVPKGVADPLADNFDWRPESVFFDVVYDPWPTPLAAAALAAGCRVVSGLDLLLAQAYGQFEQFTGVAAPRAAMRAALPV; this is encoded by the coding sequence ATGGCCGATCCCCGCCGCGCCGCGGTGGTCGGCAGGCCGATCGCCCACTCGCTCTCCCCGGTGATCCACACCGCCGGGTACGCGGCGGCCGGGCTGACCGGCTGGTCGTACACCCGGATCGAAGCCGGCGCCGACGAGCTGCCCGGCCTGGTCGCGGGCCTCGGCCCGGAATGGGCCGGGCTGTCGGTGACCATGCCGGGCAAGGAGGCGGCGCTCGCGCTGGCCGACGAGGTCTCGCCGGTCGCCGCCGCCGTCGGCGCCGCCAACACGCTGGTACGCCGGCCCGACGGCACCTGGTACGCGGACAACACCGACGTCACCGGCATGGTCGAGGTGCTCACCGGCGCCGGCTGCGTGGCCGGGGCGGTGGTCACCGTGCTCGGCGCGGGTGGCACCGCCCGGGCCGCGATCGCGGCGGCGGCCCGGATCGGGGCGGCCGAGGTGACTGTGGTGGCCCGCCGCCCGGAGGCGGTCGACGAGCTGCGCCCGGTCGCGGCGGCGGCCGGGGTGCCGCTGGCCGGGGCCGAGTGGGACGGCGCGCCCGCGCACGCCCGCGCCGACCTGGTGATCTCCACGGTGCCGAAGGGCGTGGCCGACCCGCTCGCCGACAACTTCGACTGGCGGCCGGAGTCGGTCTTCTTCGACGTGGTCTACGACCCGTGGCCGACGCCGCTCGCGGCGGCGGCGCTGGCCGCCGGGTGCCGGGTGGTTTCCGGGCTGGACCTGCTGCTGGCCCAGGCGTACGGCCAGTTCGAGCAGTTCACTGGCGTAGCCGCCCCGCGCGCCGCGATGCGCGCCGCGCTGCCGGTGTAA
- the mltG gene encoding endolytic transglycosylase MltG produces the protein MIDDLDLGFDEQDRGEKGRHRRGAVRRRQGKSGGGRGKTLLALALALVLLGGIGGGAFYGFDRVQNYFVTPDYDGSGTGEVTVEIKQGALIADMADALVAADVVKSTKAFIEAAEENSRSKNIQPGTYKLRKQMSGDAAVVALLDLKNKIVNGITIPEGLTAKTVYKRLSEKTDIPVKDFEAAAKDPEALGVPDWWFKRSDGKKVNPSIEGFLFPDTYEIPPKATAETVLKLMVDNFLTVTSGMQYAEKVQKERGGITPYEALIVASLAQAEAGNKADLGKVARVAYNRVYGEFPCNCLEMDVTVNYYLELTGQKTKASKDMTAAELDDPKNPYNRKLRGLVPSPINNPGKEALEGALTPPPGKWLYFVAISKDGRSAFAETYDEQLRNERKAKEAGII, from the coding sequence ATGATCGACGACCTTGATCTGGGCTTCGACGAGCAGGACAGGGGGGAGAAGGGCCGGCACCGGCGCGGCGCGGTACGCCGGCGCCAGGGCAAGTCCGGCGGCGGCCGGGGCAAGACCCTGCTCGCCCTCGCGCTCGCGCTGGTCCTGCTCGGCGGCATCGGCGGCGGTGCCTTCTACGGCTTCGACCGGGTCCAGAACTATTTCGTCACGCCCGACTACGACGGCTCCGGCACCGGCGAGGTGACCGTCGAGATCAAGCAGGGCGCGTTGATCGCCGACATGGCCGACGCGCTCGTCGCCGCCGACGTGGTGAAGAGCACCAAGGCGTTCATCGAGGCCGCAGAGGAGAACTCGCGCAGCAAGAACATCCAGCCCGGCACGTACAAGCTGCGCAAGCAGATGAGCGGTGACGCGGCGGTCGTGGCCCTGCTGGACCTCAAGAACAAGATCGTCAACGGGATCACCATCCCCGAGGGCCTCACCGCGAAGACGGTCTACAAGCGGCTCTCCGAGAAGACCGACATCCCGGTCAAGGACTTCGAGGCGGCGGCGAAGGACCCGGAGGCGCTCGGCGTACCGGACTGGTGGTTCAAGCGTTCCGACGGCAAGAAGGTCAATCCGTCGATCGAGGGCTTCCTGTTCCCGGACACCTACGAGATCCCGCCGAAGGCCACCGCCGAGACGGTGCTCAAGCTGATGGTGGACAACTTCCTCACCGTCACCTCCGGCATGCAGTACGCCGAGAAGGTGCAGAAGGAACGCGGCGGCATCACCCCGTACGAGGCGCTGATCGTCGCCTCGCTGGCCCAGGCGGAAGCCGGTAACAAGGCCGACCTGGGCAAGGTCGCCCGGGTGGCCTACAACCGGGTCTACGGCGAGTTCCCCTGCAACTGCCTGGAGATGGACGTCACCGTCAACTACTACCTGGAGCTGACCGGGCAGAAGACCAAGGCGTCCAAGGACATGACCGCCGCCGAACTGGACGACCCGAAGAACCCGTACAACCGCAAGCTGCGCGGGCTGGTCCCGTCGCCGATCAACAACCCGGGCAAGGAGGCGCTGGAGGGCGCGCTGACCCCGCCGCCGGGCAAGTGGCTCTACTTCGTGGCGATCAGCAAGGACGGCCGTTCCGCGTTCGCCGAGACCTACGACGAGCAACTGCGCAACGAGCGGAAGGCCAAGGAGGCCGGGATCATCTGA
- the ruvX gene encoding Holliday junction resolvase RuvX, producing the protein MTELSRGVRLGVDVGQVRVGVARCDPHGILATPLVTLARDLTAEPDAVPADMAELVRLAAEHEAVGIVVGLPVNLAGKHGPAAANVSAYASRLADVMRPIPVTLTDERMSTVVASRRLAERGVRGKRQRAVVDQAAAVEILQSWLDAQRRRTQ; encoded by the coding sequence GTGACCGAGCTGTCCCGTGGCGTCCGGCTGGGTGTCGACGTCGGTCAGGTCCGGGTGGGGGTGGCCCGCTGTGATCCGCATGGCATCCTCGCCACGCCGCTGGTGACGCTGGCCCGTGATCTGACCGCCGAACCGGACGCGGTCCCCGCCGACATGGCCGAGCTGGTCCGGCTCGCCGCCGAGCACGAGGCGGTGGGGATCGTGGTCGGGCTGCCGGTCAACCTCGCCGGAAAACACGGCCCCGCGGCGGCGAACGTATCAGCATATGCCAGCCGATTGGCCGATGTAATGAGGCCGATTCCGGTGACGCTGACGGACGAGAGGATGTCTACCGTCGTCGCGAGTCGTAGGCTGGCCGAACGGGGCGTCCGGGGAAAGCGCCAACGAGCGGTGGTCGACCAGGCCGCCGCGGTGGAGATTCTGCAGAGCTGGCTGGACGCACAGCGGAGGCGGACGCAATGA
- the alaS gene encoding alanine--tRNA ligase, whose product MKTAEIKRRFLAHFEANGHTVVPSAPLPAISDPNLLFINAGMVQFVPYFLGQQTPPYARATSVQKCIRTPDIDEVGKTSRHGTFFQMNGNFSFGDYFKSGAIPLAWDLATKSVEAGGFGLDPERIWATVYLDDDEAYDIWRATGVPAERIVRRGKADNFWSMGIPGPCGPCSELYYDRGPAYGREGGPEVDEDRYLEFWNLVFMQFERGPGVGKEDFPILGDLPAKNIDTGMGLERMASLLQGVDNLYEIDEVRPILDKAAELTGKRYGVHSGHAANESHPDDVRLRVIADHVRTSLMLIGDGVTPSNEGRGYVLRRIMRRAIRAVRLLGYSDRALPELLPVARDCMAPSYPELAEDFGRISQYAYAEEDAFLATLRAGTTILDTAIAETKSAGKAALSGDKAFQLHDTYGFPIDLTLEIAAEQGLQVDAEGFRRLMADQRSRAKADAQARKTGHTDVSAYRSVLDGGGPVEFTGYTELSRESRVRALLSGGAAVSAAVEGDTIELVLDTTPFYAEGGGQQPDQGLITVGGGQVEVFDVQQPVPGLIVHRAKVVRGEVRSGETGYAEIDVSRRRAISRSHTATHLVHQTMRNFLGESATQAGSLNAPGRLRFDFNTPTGVAPSVLHDVEQQVNEVLLADLEVHAFVTSQEEARRIGAMALFGEKYGERVRVVEVGDYARELCGGTHVARSAQLGLVKILSEASVGSGVRRIEALVGMDAFGFLAREHLLVSRLAELFRVPGEQVADRVEQTVTQLRDAEKELEKLRAQLVLGGAGAVAAQAKDVRGVAYVGTEAPEGAAANDVRTLAQEIRGRIDAARPAVVAVAARANGKASLVVAVNQAARGRNLSAKDLVKAAFSGRGGGSDDLAQGGGLPAAEAPNLLVTVERAVADAA is encoded by the coding sequence ATGAAGACGGCGGAGATCAAGCGGCGGTTCCTCGCCCACTTCGAGGCGAACGGGCACACCGTGGTGCCGTCCGCTCCGCTGCCCGCCATCAGCGACCCGAACCTGCTGTTCATCAACGCGGGCATGGTGCAGTTCGTGCCCTACTTCCTGGGCCAGCAGACCCCGCCGTACGCGCGGGCGACGAGCGTGCAGAAGTGCATCCGTACGCCCGACATCGACGAGGTCGGCAAGACCAGCCGGCACGGCACGTTCTTCCAGATGAACGGCAACTTCTCCTTCGGTGACTACTTCAAGTCCGGGGCGATCCCGCTCGCCTGGGACCTGGCGACGAAGTCGGTCGAGGCGGGCGGCTTCGGGCTGGACCCGGAGCGGATCTGGGCGACCGTCTACCTGGACGACGACGAGGCGTACGACATCTGGCGTGCCACCGGCGTGCCGGCCGAGCGGATCGTGCGCCGGGGCAAGGCCGACAACTTCTGGTCGATGGGCATCCCCGGCCCGTGCGGCCCGTGCTCCGAGCTGTACTACGACCGCGGCCCGGCCTACGGCCGCGAGGGCGGCCCGGAGGTCGACGAGGACCGCTACCTGGAGTTCTGGAACCTCGTCTTCATGCAGTTCGAGCGGGGTCCGGGCGTCGGCAAGGAGGACTTCCCGATCCTCGGCGACCTGCCGGCGAAGAACATCGACACCGGCATGGGCCTGGAGCGGATGGCCTCGCTGCTGCAAGGCGTGGACAACCTCTACGAGATCGACGAGGTCCGCCCGATCCTGGACAAGGCCGCCGAGCTGACCGGCAAGCGCTACGGCGTGCACTCCGGTCACGCGGCGAACGAGTCGCACCCGGACGACGTGCGCCTCCGGGTCATCGCCGACCACGTGCGTACCTCGCTGATGCTCATCGGCGACGGCGTGACCCCGTCGAACGAGGGCCGGGGCTACGTGCTGCGGCGGATCATGCGCCGGGCGATCCGGGCGGTGCGGCTGCTCGGCTACTCCGATCGCGCGCTGCCGGAGCTGCTGCCGGTGGCCCGCGACTGCATGGCGCCGTCGTACCCGGAGCTGGCCGAGGACTTCGGCCGGATCTCCCAGTACGCGTACGCCGAGGAGGACGCGTTCCTGGCCACGCTGCGTGCCGGCACCACGATCCTGGACACCGCCATCGCCGAGACCAAGTCGGCCGGCAAGGCGGCGCTCTCCGGTGACAAGGCGTTCCAGCTGCACGACACGTACGGCTTCCCGATCGACCTGACCCTGGAGATCGCCGCCGAGCAGGGGTTGCAGGTCGACGCGGAGGGTTTCCGCCGGCTGATGGCCGACCAGCGCAGCCGGGCCAAGGCCGACGCGCAGGCGCGCAAGACCGGGCACACCGACGTGTCGGCGTACCGGTCGGTGCTCGACGGCGGCGGGCCGGTCGAGTTCACCGGCTACACCGAGTTGAGCCGCGAGTCCCGGGTCCGCGCGCTGCTGTCCGGCGGCGCGGCCGTCTCGGCGGCGGTCGAGGGGGACACGATCGAGCTGGTGCTCGACACCACCCCGTTCTACGCCGAGGGCGGCGGGCAGCAGCCCGACCAGGGCCTCATCACCGTCGGCGGCGGCCAGGTCGAGGTCTTCGACGTGCAGCAGCCGGTGCCCGGCCTGATCGTGCACCGGGCCAAGGTGGTGCGTGGCGAGGTCCGCTCCGGGGAGACCGGGTACGCCGAGATTGACGTGTCCCGCCGCCGGGCGATCTCCCGCTCGCACACCGCGACGCACCTGGTGCACCAGACGATGCGCAACTTCCTCGGCGAGTCCGCGACCCAGGCCGGTTCGCTGAACGCGCCGGGCCGGCTGCGGTTCGACTTCAACACCCCGACGGGTGTGGCGCCCAGCGTGCTGCACGACGTCGAGCAGCAGGTGAACGAGGTGCTGCTGGCCGACCTGGAGGTGCACGCGTTCGTCACCAGCCAGGAGGAGGCCCGCCGGATCGGGGCGATGGCCCTGTTCGGCGAGAAGTACGGCGAGCGGGTCCGGGTCGTCGAGGTCGGCGACTACGCCCGCGAGCTGTGCGGCGGCACCCACGTGGCCCGCTCCGCCCAGCTCGGCCTGGTGAAGATCCTCTCCGAGGCCTCAGTGGGTTCCGGTGTCCGGCGGATCGAGGCGCTCGTCGGCATGGACGCGTTCGGCTTCCTGGCCCGCGAGCACCTGCTGGTGTCCCGGCTGGCCGAGCTGTTCCGGGTGCCCGGCGAGCAGGTCGCCGACCGGGTGGAGCAGACCGTCACCCAGCTGCGCGACGCGGAGAAGGAACTGGAGAAGCTGCGCGCCCAGCTCGTGCTCGGCGGGGCCGGTGCCGTGGCCGCGCAGGCGAAGGACGTGCGCGGCGTCGCGTACGTCGGCACCGAGGCGCCGGAGGGCGCGGCGGCGAACGACGTGCGGACCCTCGCCCAGGAGATCCGGGGCCGGATCGACGCGGCCCGCCCGGCGGTGGTCGCGGTGGCCGCCCGGGCCAACGGCAAGGCGTCCCTCGTGGTGGCGGTCAACCAGGCCGCCCGAGGACGGAACCTGAGCGCGAAGGACCTGGTCAAGGCGGCGTTCTCCGGCCGGGGTGGCGGCAGCGACGACCTGGCCCAGGGCGGCGGGCTGCCCGCGGCGGAGGCACCTAACCTGCTGGTCACCGTCGAGCGGGCGGTCGCCGACGCGGCATGA
- a CDS encoding DUF948 domain-containing protein: MSGGEIAALIAAGAFLMLVLVLAVPILRLRHTVDATTRMITDVNERTAPLLGDVNTTVKNVNVALEQVQTSLDGVNLQLAKVDTMTSHAQNVTANVANLATVVSAAAANPLVKVAAFGYGVRRAASARRHAETEREVRDTIKQQRRAAKRGNR; this comes from the coding sequence GTGAGTGGTGGAGAGATCGCTGCGCTGATCGCGGCCGGCGCGTTCCTGATGCTGGTGCTCGTGCTGGCGGTGCCGATCCTGCGGCTGCGGCACACCGTGGACGCGACGACCCGCATGATCACCGACGTGAACGAGCGCACCGCGCCGCTGCTCGGCGACGTGAACACCACGGTGAAGAACGTCAACGTGGCGCTGGAGCAGGTGCAGACCTCGCTGGACGGGGTGAACCTGCAGCTCGCCAAGGTGGACACCATGACCAGCCACGCGCAGAACGTCACGGCGAACGTGGCGAACCTGGCCACCGTGGTCTCCGCCGCAGCCGCGAACCCCCTGGTCAAGGTGGCCGCGTTCGGGTACGGCGTGCGCCGGGCCGCCTCCGCCCGCCGGCACGCCGAGACCGAGCGCGAGGTGCGCGACACGATCAAGCAGCAGCGTCGCGCCGCCAAGCGCGGCAACCGCTGA